A section of the Ciceribacter thiooxidans genome encodes:
- the aceA gene encoding isocitrate lyase — translation MTDFYNLVPSAPKDRYDGIQRPYTPEDVKRLRGSVEIKYSLAEMGANRLWKLINEEPFVNALGALSGNQAMQMVRAGLKAIYLSGWQVAADANTASAMYPDQSLYPANAAPELAKRINRTLQRADQIETSEGKGLSVDTWFAPIVADAEAGFGGPLNAFEIMKAFIEAGAAGVHFEDQLASEKKCGHLGGKVLIPTAAHIRNLTAARLAADVMGVPTLIVARTDAEAAKLLTSDIDERDKPFVDYDAGRTAEGFYQVKNGIEPCIARAIAYAPHCDLIWMETGKPDLEQARKFAEAVQKAHPGKKLAYNCSPSFNWKKNLDDATIAKFQKELGAMGYKFQFITLAGFHQLNFGMFELARGYKDRQMAAYSELQQAEFAAEANGYTATKHQREVGTGYFDAVSLAITAGQSSTTAMKESTETEQFKPAAE, via the coding sequence ATGACTGATTTTTACAATCTCGTTCCGAGCGCGCCGAAGGACCGCTATGACGGCATCCAGCGTCCCTATACGCCGGAAGACGTCAAGCGCCTGCGCGGGTCGGTCGAGATCAAGTACTCGCTCGCCGAAATGGGGGCGAACCGGCTGTGGAAGCTGATCAACGAGGAGCCCTTCGTCAATGCGCTCGGTGCGCTCTCCGGCAACCAGGCCATGCAGATGGTCCGTGCCGGCCTGAAGGCAATCTACCTCTCCGGCTGGCAGGTTGCTGCCGACGCCAACACCGCATCCGCCATGTATCCGGACCAGTCGCTCTATCCGGCAAACGCCGCACCGGAGCTTGCCAAGCGCATCAACCGCACGCTGCAGCGCGCCGACCAGATCGAAACGTCCGAAGGCAAGGGCCTTTCGGTCGACACCTGGTTCGCTCCGATCGTCGCTGACGCGGAAGCAGGCTTCGGTGGCCCGCTCAACGCCTTTGAAATCATGAAGGCCTTCATCGAGGCGGGTGCTGCCGGCGTTCACTTCGAGGACCAACTCGCATCGGAAAAGAAGTGCGGCCATCTCGGCGGCAAGGTTCTGATCCCGACCGCCGCACATATCCGTAACCTGACCGCTGCGCGCCTGGCCGCCGACGTCATGGGTGTTCCGACGCTGATCGTCGCCCGTACCGACGCGGAAGCCGCGAAGCTCCTGACGTCGGACATCGACGAGCGCGACAAGCCCTTCGTCGACTACGACGCCGGCCGCACCGCGGAAGGCTTCTACCAGGTCAAGAACGGCATCGAGCCCTGCATTGCACGCGCCATCGCCTATGCTCCGCATTGCGACCTGATCTGGATGGAAACCGGCAAGCCGGACCTCGAACAGGCCCGCAAGTTTGCCGAGGCCGTGCAGAAGGCGCATCCGGGCAAGAAGCTCGCCTACAACTGCTCGCCGTCGTTCAACTGGAAGAAGAACCTCGACGACGCGACGATCGCCAAGTTCCAGAAGGAGCTGGGTGCGATGGGCTACAAGTTCCAGTTCATCACGCTCGCCGGCTTCCATCAGCTGAACTTCGGCATGTTCGAGCTCGCCCGCGGCTACAAGGATCGCCAGATGGCGGCCTATTCGGAGCTGCAGCAGGCGGAATTCGCGGCCGAGGCCAACGGTTACACGGCGACCAAGCACCAGCGCGAAGTCGGCACCGGCTACTTCGACGCCGTCTCGCTCGCCATCACCGCCGGCCAGTCGTCGACGACCGCGATGAAGGAATCGACCGAAACCGAGCAGTTCAAGCCGGCGGCTGAATAA
- a CDS encoding methyl-accepting chemotaxis protein, whose translation MLVDRLLARFKIQTKVLVFIFPFVVSISAVGLTGLYASNMLQGRMDISNTVLQTLSGFKKVYVSMTTFLQETNEQTRAALDEEIATQSAALKDTHAGLSGLEGQTEMDAAIAGTDAIGAKAANLWSLHQDEVKLRAGLEGDLAALMRARGELIKYATTVRETLAADESKAKGLLRQAEKLNRGAALISKIVTDYNMLTTPQEKMDLLKKEFGDLATASADITSVLPIDQVALGNAIADGVAVVKKQLDLGVVNDGTIGTVDRAINLLRPAGIKLQGASTVKSREATRVFGTLDRPMAEATALLAATQKLADAVNTVDSRASRFLGAPEEENLSRLKTALDGLRADADRFASDPAVAKDAHDKVAALLPLVDSIAKRAGDLVGLSVKRAESFKAAASDIDGIWSNLTAFAALQREVAGSERDKANRISATATMLGVLIAVFAGIGLVVTFKGPITQITAAMRRLAAGDLDAGVNGDARADEIGEMARALGVFKENALAKIRIEAESEQERAAAEAERQRNDLEKQEIDRQIEFAVNALAAGLGRLADGDISATIETPFVGRLEDLRNDFNRSLTRLQDTIGTIITNVSLIQGNGQQMSQSAAELSRRTEAQAASLEETAAAVEEITVTVRSSAERAREANAIVVATRGSADASAEVVNNAISAMGRIENASQKIEQIIDVIEDIAFQTNLLALNAGIEAARAGDAGKGFAVVAQEVRELAQRSGSAAKEIKDLINTAATEVGGGSRLVQQTGEVLTRIGEQIMSISQHVEVIARGSQDQAAALAEVNDTVNQMDQMTQQNAAMVEETSAASSQLASEADALLSLVRQFRIDGRSQEHRVARTAA comes from the coding sequence ATGCTGGTCGATCGTCTGCTGGCGCGTTTCAAGATCCAGACCAAGGTTCTCGTCTTCATCTTTCCGTTCGTCGTGAGCATTTCGGCGGTGGGGCTCACCGGCCTCTATGCGTCGAACATGTTGCAGGGCCGTATGGACATCTCCAACACCGTCCTGCAGACGCTGAGCGGGTTCAAGAAGGTCTACGTCTCGATGACGACGTTCCTGCAGGAGACGAACGAACAGACCAGAGCCGCTCTCGACGAAGAAATCGCAACGCAGTCGGCCGCGCTGAAGGATACCCATGCCGGCCTTTCCGGGCTGGAAGGCCAGACGGAGATGGATGCGGCGATCGCCGGAACCGATGCGATCGGCGCCAAGGCGGCCAACCTCTGGAGCCTGCATCAGGACGAGGTCAAGCTACGCGCCGGACTGGAAGGTGACCTCGCCGCCCTGATGAGAGCCCGCGGCGAACTCATCAAATATGCGACGACCGTGCGTGAGACGCTCGCCGCCGACGAGTCGAAGGCCAAGGGCCTGCTGCGTCAGGCGGAGAAGCTCAACCGCGGCGCCGCCCTCATCTCCAAGATCGTCACCGATTACAACATGCTGACGACACCGCAGGAGAAGATGGATCTGCTCAAGAAGGAGTTCGGGGACCTCGCGACCGCGAGCGCGGACATCACCAGTGTCCTGCCGATTGACCAGGTCGCTCTCGGTAATGCAATCGCCGACGGCGTCGCAGTGGTTAAGAAACAGCTCGACCTCGGAGTCGTCAACGACGGAACCATCGGTACCGTCGACCGTGCGATCAACCTCCTGCGTCCGGCCGGCATCAAGCTGCAGGGCGCTTCGACGGTGAAATCGCGCGAGGCGACGCGCGTCTTCGGTACGCTCGACCGGCCGATGGCCGAGGCGACGGCGCTGCTTGCTGCGACCCAGAAGCTCGCCGATGCGGTCAACACGGTGGATTCCCGCGCCTCGCGCTTCCTCGGAGCCCCTGAGGAAGAGAACCTCTCGCGGCTGAAGACCGCGCTCGACGGTCTGCGTGCGGATGCCGACAGGTTTGCCTCGGATCCGGCCGTCGCCAAGGATGCCCACGACAAGGTGGCGGCGCTGTTGCCGCTCGTCGACTCGATTGCCAAGCGTGCCGGCGACCTCGTAGGGCTCTCCGTGAAGCGAGCCGAATCCTTCAAGGCGGCCGCAAGCGATATCGACGGGATCTGGTCCAACCTCACCGCCTTTGCCGCCTTGCAGCGCGAGGTGGCGGGGTCCGAACGTGACAAGGCCAACCGCATCTCGGCGACGGCGACGATGCTCGGCGTGCTGATCGCGGTCTTCGCCGGCATCGGACTCGTCGTCACCTTCAAGGGGCCGATCACGCAAATCACCGCGGCCATGCGGCGGCTGGCGGCCGGCGACCTCGATGCCGGCGTCAACGGCGACGCCCGCGCCGACGAGATCGGCGAGATGGCCCGTGCGCTCGGCGTCTTCAAGGAGAATGCGCTCGCCAAGATCCGCATCGAGGCGGAAAGCGAACAGGAACGTGCCGCGGCGGAGGCCGAACGGCAGCGCAACGATCTCGAAAAGCAGGAAATCGACCGGCAGATCGAATTCGCCGTCAACGCGCTTGCCGCCGGCCTCGGGCGGCTCGCCGACGGCGATATCTCGGCGACGATCGAGACACCCTTCGTCGGCCGGCTCGAGGACCTGCGCAACGACTTCAACCGTTCGCTGACCCGCCTCCAGGACACGATCGGGACGATCATTACCAACGTGTCGCTGATCCAGGGCAATGGCCAGCAGATGTCGCAGTCCGCGGCCGAACTCTCGCGCCGGACGGAAGCACAGGCAGCCTCTCTGGAGGAAACGGCGGCCGCTGTCGAGGAAATCACCGTGACCGTGCGCTCGTCGGCTGAAAGGGCCCGCGAGGCCAACGCAATCGTGGTTGCGACCCGCGGCAGCGCCGACGCCTCCGCGGAGGTTGTCAACAACGCGATTTCGGCCATGGGCCGGATCGAGAACGCATCTCAGAAGATCGAGCAGATCATCGATGTGATCGAGGACATCGCCTTCCAGACGAACCTGCTCGCGCTCAACGCCGGTATCGAGGCCGCCCGCGCCGGAGACGCCGGCAAGGGCTTTGCCGTCGTCGCGCAGGAAGTGCGCGAGCTTGCCCAGCGCTCCGGCTCAGCGGCGAAGGAGATCAAGGACCTGATCAACACCGCAGCCACCGAAGTGGGCGGCGGCTCGCGTCTCGTCCAGCAGACGGGCGAGGTCCTAACGCGCATCGGCGAGCAGATCATGTCCATCAGCCAGCACGTCGAGGTGATTGCCCGCGGCAGCCAGGACCAGGCGGCGGCGCTTGCGGAGGTCAATGATACGGTCAACCAGATGGACCAGATGACCCAGCAGAATGCTGCCATGGTCGAGGAGACGAGTGCGGCGAGCAGCCAGCTCGCCTCCGAGGCCGATGCGCTGCTGAGCCTTGTTCGGCAGTTTCGGATCGACGGTCGCTCTCAAGAGCACCGGGTGGCTCGCACGGCGGCCTGA
- a CDS encoding LysR family transcriptional regulator has protein sequence MKNASWDAYQIFLLVARHGGLSGAASETGLSPATIGRRMIEFERRIGRPLFVRSQSGYALTGDGRQLLEQLSDMEAAARRIEAWREEAAAPALVRLAAGTWIAWLVSENFPALLTERDPFRIDLHIAEQRAALAHRECDIGIRAFEPEELNLAKIPAGTTAYAPYRARNTADHGPGRWLAVDTENAISAYLRWPHENKAENIVVTVNRPRSLRDLALAGAGIAVLPCFVGDLESKLERAGPEIADLRHRQWIVMNNDDRHRREIRTVADRLSKLLKAHEELFCGKRPLA, from the coding sequence ATGAAAAATGCATCCTGGGACGCCTACCAGATTTTCCTGCTCGTTGCCCGGCACGGCGGCCTTTCCGGTGCGGCCAGTGAGACCGGCTTGAGCCCGGCAACCATCGGCCGGCGGATGATCGAGTTCGAGCGCCGGATCGGCCGTCCGCTCTTCGTGCGCAGCCAGAGCGGCTATGCCCTTACCGGCGACGGGCGGCAACTGCTGGAGCAATTGAGCGACATGGAGGCGGCGGCCCGTCGCATAGAAGCGTGGCGCGAAGAAGCCGCCGCTCCGGCCCTGGTCAGGCTGGCTGCCGGCACCTGGATCGCATGGCTCGTCAGCGAGAATTTTCCGGCGCTGCTTACCGAGCGCGATCCGTTCCGTATCGATCTCCACATCGCCGAGCAGCGGGCGGCTCTGGCTCACCGCGAGTGCGACATTGGCATCCGCGCCTTCGAACCCGAGGAGTTGAACCTCGCAAAGATCCCGGCCGGCACCACCGCTTACGCCCCTTACCGGGCGCGCAACACCGCAGACCACGGACCGGGCCGCTGGCTGGCGGTCGACACCGAAAACGCGATCTCCGCCTACCTGCGTTGGCCGCATGAGAACAAGGCCGAAAACATCGTCGTGACGGTCAATCGCCCCCGCTCGCTGCGCGACCTTGCGCTTGCCGGCGCGGGAATTGCGGTCCTGCCGTGCTTCGTCGGCGATCTCGAGTCGAAGCTCGAACGGGCCGGGCCGGAGATCGCCGACCTGCGCCACCGCCAGTGGATCGTGATGAACAACGACGACCGCCATCGGCGGGAGATTCGGACGGTCGCAGATCGCCTTTCGAAACTCCTGAAGGCGCATGAGGAGCTCTTCTGCGGGAAGCGTCCGCTGGCCTGA
- a CDS encoding NAD(P)/FAD-dependent oxidoreductase, with protein sequence MMCALVAGKRGRRMLLLDHAHAPGEKIRISGGGRCNFTNIHAGPKNFLSANPHFAKSALARFAPTDFIAMVDRHGIAWHEKTLGQLFCDDSAKDIIRMLLDEMRAAGVELQLGVEISAVEKGEGGFRLQTTVGEIRAASVVIATGGKSIPKMGATGFAYRVAADFDLKVTETRPGLVPLTLDPALLAELAPLAGVSVDAEIRHGKTAFREALLFTHRGLSGPAILQISSYWREGDEITLSLEPDVDFAALLKTAKRENGRQAVQTVLARHLPKRLAQYVVERFAVDRPLADLSDKALEALAAFLHGWAIKPAGSEGYRTAEVTLGGIDTAELDSKTMMAKRVPGLYFVGECVDVTGWLGGYNFQWAWASGHAAGESV encoded by the coding sequence ATGATGTGCGCGCTCGTCGCCGGCAAGCGCGGCCGGCGGATGCTGCTGCTCGACCACGCGCACGCGCCGGGGGAGAAGATTCGCATTTCGGGCGGCGGGCGCTGCAACTTCACCAACATCCATGCTGGGCCGAAGAACTTCCTTTCGGCAAACCCGCATTTCGCCAAGTCCGCACTCGCCCGCTTCGCGCCCACTGATTTCATCGCCATGGTCGACCGCCACGGGATCGCCTGGCACGAGAAGACGCTCGGCCAGCTCTTTTGCGACGACAGCGCCAAGGACATCATCCGTATGCTGCTCGACGAGATGCGGGCGGCGGGTGTGGAACTGCAGCTCGGCGTCGAGATTTCCGCGGTTGAAAAGGGCGAGGGTGGCTTTCGGCTGCAAACGACGGTCGGAGAAATCCGCGCCGCTTCCGTGGTGATCGCGACGGGTGGCAAGTCGATCCCGAAGATGGGCGCGACCGGCTTCGCCTATCGTGTCGCCGCCGACTTCGACCTCAAGGTGACCGAGACGCGCCCCGGCCTCGTGCCGCTCACGCTCGATCCGGCGCTACTTGCCGAGCTTGCGCCGCTCGCCGGCGTTTCCGTCGATGCCGAGATACGGCACGGCAAGACGGCGTTCCGTGAGGCGCTGCTTTTCACCCACAGAGGATTGAGCGGGCCGGCGATCCTGCAGATTTCGAGCTATTGGCGCGAAGGTGACGAGATCACGTTGTCACTCGAACCGGATGTTGATTTTGCCGCGCTGCTGAAAACGGCGAAGCGCGAAAACGGTCGGCAGGCGGTACAGACCGTACTCGCCCGGCATTTGCCGAAACGGCTTGCGCAATATGTCGTCGAACGGTTTGCCGTCGACAGGCCGCTCGCCGATCTGTCGGACAAGGCGCTGGAGGCGCTTGCCGCATTCCTCCATGGCTGGGCGATCAAACCGGCTGGCTCTGAAGGTTATCGCACGGCGGAAGTGACCCTCGGCGGCATCGATACGGCGGAGCTCGACTCGAAGACGATGATGGCGAAGCGTGTGCCGGGCCTCTATTTCGTCGGCGAATGTGTCGATGTCACCGGCTGGCTCGGCGGCTATAATTTCCAGTGGGCCTGGGCCTCCGGCCATGCCGCCGGCGAGAGCGTGTGA
- a CDS encoding glutamine synthetase family protein, with amino-acid sequence MLRPHGAASKKASIPPDIQSTRGVKTWKDATAWLRARGIEDIECITPDLAGVPRGKMMPTSKFTGDTSLALPSALYRHTISGEYPEESGQFRYEPRDSDLKLVPDLSTLSVVPWETDPTAQVICDVVGSNGEQVSYTPRNVLKNVMRLYEEKGWRPVVAPEIEFYLVAMNDDPDYPLHPPKGRSGRSILGGQGYSIAGINEFDELIDDIYHFSEKQGLEIDTLIHEEGPAQLEINLRHGDPIELADQVFLFKRTIREAALKHGIYATFMAKPMQGQPGSAMHIHQSVVDKETGKNIFSNPDGSASKEFFHFIGGMQAFVPKALVMMAPYVNSYRRLTPDMSAPVNNAWGYDNRTTAFRVPVSNAAARRVENRLPSSDANPYLALAASLAAGYLGIVRGADPTEASEGTANEGSVELPRGLLEAVSVMEAEPALAEVLGEEFIGLYAGVKRGEFETFMQVISPWEREFLLLNV; translated from the coding sequence ATGCTCAGACCCCACGGCGCGGCATCAAAAAAGGCAAGCATTCCTCCGGACATCCAGTCGACCCGCGGCGTAAAGACGTGGAAGGATGCCACCGCATGGCTTCGCGCGCGCGGCATCGAGGACATCGAATGCATCACGCCGGACCTCGCCGGCGTTCCGCGCGGCAAGATGATGCCGACCTCGAAGTTCACGGGCGACACGTCGCTCGCGCTGCCTTCGGCGCTCTACCGCCACACGATCTCCGGCGAATACCCGGAAGAGAGCGGCCAGTTCCGCTACGAGCCGCGCGACAGCGACCTGAAGCTCGTGCCCGACCTTTCGACACTTTCCGTCGTGCCATGGGAGACCGACCCGACCGCGCAGGTGATCTGCGACGTCGTCGGCTCGAACGGCGAGCAGGTCTCCTATACGCCGCGCAACGTGCTGAAGAACGTCATGCGGCTCTACGAGGAGAAGGGCTGGCGACCGGTCGTCGCACCGGAAATCGAGTTCTACCTCGTCGCCATGAACGACGACCCCGACTATCCGCTGCATCCGCCGAAAGGTCGGTCGGGCCGGTCGATCCTCGGCGGTCAGGGCTATTCGATCGCCGGCATCAACGAGTTCGACGAGCTGATCGATGACATCTACCACTTCTCCGAAAAGCAGGGGCTGGAGATAGACACCCTCATTCACGAGGAGGGGCCGGCCCAGCTCGAGATCAACCTGCGCCACGGCGATCCGATCGAGCTCGCCGACCAGGTCTTCCTGTTCAAGCGGACGATCCGCGAGGCGGCGCTGAAGCACGGCATCTACGCGACCTTCATGGCCAAGCCGATGCAGGGCCAGCCGGGTTCGGCCATGCACATCCACCAGTCCGTCGTGGACAAGGAGACCGGCAAGAACATCTTCTCCAATCCGGACGGGTCGGCGTCGAAGGAATTCTTCCATTTCATCGGCGGCATGCAGGCCTTCGTGCCGAAGGCGCTGGTCATGATGGCGCCCTATGTGAACTCCTATCGTCGTCTGACGCCGGACATGTCGGCGCCCGTCAACAATGCCTGGGGCTACGACAACCGCACTACTGCCTTCCGCGTGCCGGTGTCGAACGCCGCCGCCCGCCGGGTCGAAAACCGCCTGCCGAGCTCGGACGCCAACCCGTACCTCGCGCTCGCCGCCTCGCTCGCCGCCGGCTATCTCGGCATCGTCAGGGGCGCGGATCCGACGGAAGCCTCCGAAGGCACCGCCAACGAAGGTTCGGTCGAGCTGCCGCGCGGGTTGCTCGAGGCCGTATCGGTGATGGAAGCCGAACCGGCGCTGGCCGAGGTGCTCGGCGAGGAGTTCATCGGGCTCTATGCCGGCGTGAAGCGCGGCGAGTTCGAGACCTTCATGCAGGTGATCAGCCCGTGGGAACGTGAATTCCTGCTGCTGAACGTGTGA
- a CDS encoding NAD(P)/FAD-dependent oxidoreductase, which translates to MTWQSPIAPGISWYQATVGERPEYPALDGSTTADIAIVGGGYTGLQAAYTLAKGGVSVVLIEASRIGDGASGRNGGQLGTGQRAYPDELEAELGYERSKALFDLAEHAKKYLLDFAAEHRIDMEFMPGQMNVAHKPGHEKEYRHTAEIAATRYGYPHLRFMDAKETAERLGSSHYHYGVHDSGTGHIHPLKLVVGLARAASAAGAAIHEMTPAIAIRRAGGKTLIDTPKGTITASRVLIATNAYIGNLEPVTAAHVMPIRSFIGATAPLDKFPTVIPGGEAVADSRFVVRYFRKSRDGRLLFGGREAYTADAPRDISAHIRRQIAEIYPELSAIEITHGWGGSVGITMPRKPFVREVMPGVTSIGGYSGHGVMLSNYCGKLYGETVLGRSSELEYLRDLRIRPFPGGPRLRSPLLFLALTWYALRDKL; encoded by the coding sequence ATGACTTGGCAAAGCCCGATCGCGCCGGGGATTTCCTGGTATCAGGCAACGGTCGGCGAGCGTCCCGAATATCCGGCGCTCGACGGCTCGACCACGGCCGATATCGCCATTGTCGGCGGTGGCTATACGGGGCTGCAGGCCGCCTATACGCTTGCCAAGGGCGGCGTCTCGGTCGTCCTGATCGAGGCCAGCCGGATCGGCGACGGCGCGTCGGGGCGCAACGGCGGGCAGTTGGGCACCGGCCAGCGCGCCTATCCGGACGAACTCGAAGCCGAACTCGGCTACGAGCGGTCGAAGGCACTGTTCGACCTTGCCGAACACGCGAAAAAGTACCTCCTCGATTTCGCCGCCGAGCACCGGATCGACATGGAGTTCATGCCGGGGCAGATGAACGTCGCCCACAAGCCGGGGCACGAGAAGGAGTACCGGCACACGGCCGAGATCGCCGCGACCCGCTACGGCTATCCGCACCTGCGGTTCATGGATGCGAAGGAAACTGCCGAACGCCTCGGCTCCAGCCATTACCACTACGGCGTCCATGACAGCGGCACGGGCCACATCCACCCGCTGAAACTTGTTGTCGGGCTGGCGCGTGCGGCAAGCGCCGCGGGCGCTGCAATCCACGAGATGACGCCGGCCATTGCCATCCGGCGCGCCGGCGGCAAGACGCTGATCGACACGCCGAAGGGAACGATCACCGCAAGCCGCGTGCTGATCGCCACCAATGCTTATATCGGCAATCTCGAACCGGTCACCGCCGCGCATGTCATGCCGATCCGCTCCTTTATCGGGGCGACGGCGCCGCTCGATAAATTCCCGACCGTCATTCCTGGCGGCGAGGCCGTCGCCGACTCCCGTTTCGTCGTGCGCTATTTCCGCAAATCCCGTGACGGCCGGCTGCTCTTCGGCGGACGCGAGGCCTATACGGCCGACGCACCGCGGGACATCTCGGCCCATATCCGCCGGCAGATCGCCGAGATCTATCCGGAGCTGAGCGCGATCGAGATCACCCATGGCTGGGGCGGCTCGGTCGGCATCACCATGCCGCGCAAGCCCTTCGTTCGCGAGGTGATGCCGGGCGTCACCTCGATCGGCGGCTATTCCGGCCACGGCGTGATGTTGTCGAACTACTGCGGGAAGCTCTATGGCGAGACGGTGCTCGGCCGTTCGTCGGAGCTCGAATACCTGAGGGACCTGAGAATCCGGCCCTTCCCCGGCGGTCCGCGGCTCCGCAGCCCGCTCCTCTTCCTGGCGCTGACGTGGTATGCGTTGAGGGACAAGCTCTGA
- the zwf gene encoding glucose-6-phosphate dehydrogenase, translated as MSSQIIPVEPFDYVVFGGTGDLAERKLLPALYHRQLAGQLTEPTRIIGASRTPLSDDDYRKFAENALKEHLRQGEYDDAEVAKFCARIFYVPVDAKSPEGWDRLKTLLDDGKDIVRAFYLAVSPSIFGDIADKIRDFDLITKSTRIVVEKPIGRDLASAQVLNDTIGKVFKEEQIFRIDHYLGKETVQNLMALRFANALYEPLWNSAHIDHVQITVAESVGLEGRVSYYDKAGALRDMVQNHMLQLLCLVAMEAPNSMDAEAVRDEKLKVLRSLKPIDPSNVERLTVRGQYKAGASAGGPVKGYTEELEGPSDTETFVAIKAEIGNWRWAGVPFYLRTGKRLATRMSEIVITFKPIPHSIFGDAAGRIEANKLVIRLQPDEGVKQWLMIKDPGPGGMRLRHVSLDMSFAQAFDVRNPDAYERLLMDVIRSNQTLFMRRDEVEAAWRWVDPILTAWEETGQKTQGYTAGTWGPSQAIALIERDGRTWHEIE; from the coding sequence ATGAGCAGCCAGATTATCCCCGTTGAGCCCTTTGACTACGTCGTCTTCGGCGGCACCGGCGACCTTGCCGAACGCAAACTTCTGCCGGCACTCTATCACCGGCAGCTCGCCGGCCAATTGACCGAGCCGACCCGCATCATCGGCGCGTCGCGCACGCCGCTTTCGGACGACGACTACCGCAAGTTCGCCGAAAACGCGCTGAAGGAGCATCTCCGCCAGGGCGAATACGACGATGCCGAGGTCGCGAAGTTCTGTGCACGCATCTTCTACGTCCCGGTCGACGCGAAGTCGCCGGAGGGGTGGGACCGGCTGAAGACGCTGCTCGACGATGGCAAGGACATCGTGCGTGCCTTCTATCTCGCCGTCTCGCCTTCGATCTTCGGCGACATTGCCGACAAGATCCGCGATTTCGACCTCATCACCAAGTCCACCCGCATCGTCGTCGAGAAGCCGATTGGCCGCGACCTCGCCTCCGCGCAGGTGCTGAACGACACGATCGGCAAGGTCTTCAAGGAAGAACAGATCTTCCGCATCGACCACTATCTCGGCAAGGAGACGGTGCAGAACCTGATGGCGCTCCGGTTCGCCAACGCGCTTTACGAGCCGCTGTGGAATTCGGCTCATATCGACCACGTCCAGATCACTGTCGCCGAATCGGTCGGCCTCGAGGGCCGCGTCAGCTACTACGACAAGGCCGGCGCGCTGCGCGACATGGTGCAGAACCACATGCTGCAGCTTCTCTGCCTCGTCGCCATGGAAGCGCCGAACTCGATGGATGCGGAAGCCGTCCGCGACGAGAAGCTCAAGGTGCTCCGTTCGCTAAAACCGATCGACCCCTCGAACGTCGAGCGCCTGACGGTGCGTGGCCAGTACAAGGCCGGCGCCTCCGCCGGTGGTCCGGTCAAGGGCTATACCGAGGAACTCGAAGGCCCCTCCGACACGGAAACCTTCGTCGCCATCAAGGCCGAGATCGGCAACTGGCGCTGGGCGGGTGTTCCCTTCTACCTGCGCACCGGCAAGCGGCTCGCAACCCGTATGTCGGAAATCGTCATTACCTTCAAGCCGATCCCGCATTCGATCTTCGGTGATGCCGCCGGCCGCATCGAGGCGAACAAGCTCGTCATCCGCCTGCAGCCGGACGAAGGCGTCAAGCAGTGGCTGATGATCAAGGACCCGGGTCCGGGCGGCATGCGGCTCCGCCATGTGTCGCTCGACATGAGCTTCGCGCAGGCCTTCGACGTGCGCAATCCAGACGCCTACGAGCGCCTGCTGATGGATGTCATCCGTTCGAACCAGACGCTGTTCATGCGCCGCGACGAGGTTGAGGCCGCGTGGCGCTGGGTCGATCCGATCCTGACCGCCTGGGAAGAAACCGGGCAGAAGACACAGGGCTATACCGCCGGCACCTGGGGCCCGAGCCAGGCAATCGCGCTCATCGAGCGTGACGGCCGTACCTGGCACGAGATCGAGTAA
- the pgl gene encoding 6-phosphogluconolactonase — protein MTSKENTFENGAALATTLAATVAAALSAAVAARGEASIAVSGGSTPKAFFDALSREALDWEKVTVTLVDERFVPADNPRSNHLLVATHLLKNAAAKARFLPLFSAADSAEEAAERATEAAAALAQPFDVVVLGMGNDGHTASFFPGGNHLAEALDLSLPRRVMTMEAEGAGETRLTFSFSGLQDARLLVLHIEGAEKKAVLDKALAGKDEAEMPVRAVLNRAASPVEIYWAP, from the coding sequence ATGACGAGCAAGGAAAACACATTCGAAAACGGCGCAGCACTCGCGACAACGCTTGCCGCCACGGTCGCAGCCGCCCTTTCGGCGGCGGTTGCCGCGCGCGGCGAAGCCTCGATCGCCGTCTCCGGCGGATCGACGCCCAAGGCCTTCTTCGACGCCCTCTCGCGCGAGGCGCTCGATTGGGAGAAGGTCACGGTCACGCTCGTCGACGAGCGCTTCGTGCCCGCCGACAATCCGCGCTCCAACCATCTCCTGGTCGCGACCCATCTTTTGAAGAACGCCGCGGCAAAGGCCCGCTTCCTGCCGCTCTTCAGCGCGGCGGACTCGGCGGAAGAGGCAGCGGAACGTGCGACGGAAGCGGCGGCGGCACTCGCGCAGCCCTTCGACGTCGTCGTGCTCGGCATGGGCAATGACGGCCACACCGCCTCCTTCTTCCCCGGCGGCAACCATCTGGCGGAGGCGCTCGACCTTTCCCTGCCGCGGCGGGTGATGACGATGGAGGCCGAAGGTGCCGGCGAAACCCGCCTCACCTTCTCCTTCTCCGGCCTTCAGGATGCCCGGCTTCTGGTGCTTCATATCGAAGGCGCGGAGAAGAAGGCCGTGCTCGACAAGGCGCTCGCCGGCAAAGACGAGGCTGAAATGCCGGTCCGCGCGGTTCTCAATCGCGCCGCCTCGCCCGTCGAGATATACTGGGCGCCCTGA